Proteins from one Sabethes cyaneus chromosome 2, idSabCyanKW18_F2, whole genome shotgun sequence genomic window:
- the LOC128736727 gene encoding uncharacterized protein LOC128736727, with the protein MARIGVVGILLFTLYLINEVIAETSLQPVSNKAANLAEDRQAIVGTGGWWPWGGWGWGWGWGVAVFVLAIVKGSILLGLFVIWAFFRTVGGGHGKHGCAPIIIRESPPPFFEHHHEHHPWDRVASANEYPRVKRSTDYADSPPFWTDIATDISFSFLGIHSRDCRKRFVCEVDVRARNEPMLSLAMNMFGVDIFRRYRSVADKVANSFEECSRLYNKCKFNGPSIMFNLVTTGNPETLQDYDESVQEQLSETSNSVESYDENSIVQEEVTTEEGTTQAPVTTTTSADVAQKRFAYKRKRFFKLWKK; encoded by the exons ATGGCTCGAATCGGAGTAGTAGGTATTCTGCTGTTTACATTGTACCTGATAAATGAAGTGATAGCTGAAACTTCTTTGCAACCTGTTTCCAATAAAGCTGCGAATCTAGCTGAGGATCGACAAGCAATCGTGGGAACGGGAGGCT GGTGGCCCTGGGGAGGATGGGGTTGGGGCTGGGGCTGGGGAGTGGCAGTTTTCGTGTTGGCGATCGTCAAAGGATCCATCCTGTTGGGATTGTTCGTAATCTGGGCGTTCTTCAGAACCGTTGGTGGTGGACACGGGAAACATGGATGTGCTCCGATCATCATTCGGGAATCTCCACCGCCATTTTTTGAGCATCATCATGAACATCATCCCTGGGATCGTGTGGCGAGTGCAAACGAATATCCGCGTGTGAAACGATCGACCGATTATGCGGATTCACCCCCGTTCTGGACGGATATTGCGACTGATATTAGTTTCAGCTTCCTTGGAATTCACTCACGGGACTGTCGGAAACGGTTCGTTTGCGAGGTGGATGTTCGCGCCAGAAACGAGCCGATGCTGAGCCTGGCAATGAACATGTTTGGCGTAGATATCTTCCGACGGTATCGATCGGTCGCAGATAAAGTCGCTAACAGTTTTGAAGAGTGTTCAAGGTTATACAACAAATGTAAATTCAACGGTCCTTCCATTATGTTTAATCTTGTAACAACGGGGAACCCAGAAACGCTGCAGGACTACGATGAGTCAGTACAAGAGCAGCTGAGTGAGACTTCCAATAGTGTAGAAAGTTACGATGAAAACTCCATTGTGCAGGAGGAAGTTACGACTGAAGAAGGAACCACCCAAGCGCCGGTTACTACGACAACCAGTGCTGACGTTGCACAGAAACGATTTGCTTATAAAAGGAAACGATTTTtcaaattatggaaaaagtAA